Proteins found in one Promicromonospora sukumoe genomic segment:
- a CDS encoding alpha/beta fold hydrolase: MDRRTFVRTAGLLATAATGAAALPAEAAAAVSPAAAAPAAPAATRPAPSFPVIKQVRAGELDVGYAELGPVHGAPVVLLHGWPYDIHSYAEVAPLLAARGYRVIVPYLRGHGSTTFLSPDTFRNAQQVVVARDVVALLDALRIERAVLAGYDWGSRTADIVAALWPERVKALVSVTGYLITNRAANQAPIDPGREWAWWYQYYFATERGRLGLQDEHYRKELARVVWTFSSPTWRFDDATFDRTAAAFTNPDYAAIVLHNYRWRLGLADGDPRFDDVEARLAAGPRIAVPTVTIDGERDPFTPPGEGAGYRDMFTGPYDHRTFRGVGHNVPQEAPAAFARAVVDADRL, translated from the coding sequence ATGGACAGAAGGACATTCGTCAGGACCGCCGGACTGCTCGCCACCGCGGCAACCGGCGCCGCCGCCCTGCCCGCGGAGGCGGCCGCGGCCGTGTCGCCCGCGGCCGCCGCTCCCGCTGCTCCGGCCGCAACCCGGCCCGCGCCGTCGTTCCCCGTGATCAAGCAGGTCCGCGCCGGGGAGCTCGACGTCGGCTACGCGGAGCTCGGGCCCGTCCACGGCGCCCCCGTGGTGCTGCTGCACGGCTGGCCGTACGACATCCACAGCTACGCCGAGGTGGCGCCGCTGCTCGCCGCCCGCGGGTACCGCGTGATCGTGCCGTACCTGCGGGGCCACGGCAGCACCACGTTCCTGTCGCCGGACACCTTCCGCAACGCGCAGCAGGTCGTCGTCGCCCGCGACGTCGTGGCGCTGCTCGACGCGCTCCGCATCGAGCGGGCCGTGCTGGCGGGCTACGACTGGGGCTCACGCACCGCCGACATCGTCGCGGCCCTGTGGCCCGAGCGCGTCAAGGCGCTCGTCTCGGTGACGGGCTACCTCATCACCAATCGCGCGGCCAACCAGGCACCCATCGACCCCGGCCGCGAGTGGGCCTGGTGGTACCAGTACTACTTCGCCACCGAGCGCGGACGCCTCGGCCTCCAGGACGAGCACTACCGCAAGGAGCTGGCCCGCGTGGTCTGGACGTTCAGCTCGCCCACCTGGCGGTTCGACGACGCCACCTTCGACCGGACGGCGGCCGCGTTCACCAACCCGGACTACGCCGCGATCGTGCTGCACAACTACCGCTGGCGGCTCGGCCTGGCCGACGGCGACCCCCGGTTCGACGACGTCGAGGCCCGGCTGGCCGCGGGGCCGAGGATCGCGGTGCCGACAGTGACGATCGACGGCGAGCGAGACCCCTTCACGCCGCCCGGCGAGGGCGCGGGCTACCGCGACATGTTCACCGGGCCCTACGACCACCGGACGTTCCGCGGCGTCGGCCACAACGTGCCACAGGAGGCGCCCGCCGCCTTCGCGCGCGCGGTGGTCGACGCGGACCGGCTCTGA
- a CDS encoding helix-turn-helix transcriptional regulator, with the protein MRSETAGTVLRGRRRETDALDELLREVRAGHSRVLVLRGEAGIGKTALLDHLSAGAGTARVVRVVGVEPESEIAYSALQQLCAPLLGHLDGLPAPQRDTLATAFGLGSGEPPEALLVGLAVLGLFAEAAAERPLVCLVDDLQWVDRMSEVILTFVARRLQAESVALVLALRSPGDERFLPGLPELRVDGLPAADAGDLLDTVLPGPVDAHVRERILAETRGNPLALRELPRGLTPAELSFGFGAPAAAPVADRVEDGFRRRLAALPADTRTLLLAAAVEPVGDVPLLWRALDRLGVGPDAAAAAEAAGLLRIGTRVRFQHPLVRSACWRSASPDELRAVHRALAKVNDPGQDPDRHAWHRAHATPGPDDDVAGELERTAGRALARGGRSAAASFLERAAELTQDPKLRAARVLAAARARFASGAPEAVPALLSAAELGPLDPLQRAGVERLRAQAAFALDRGRGAVAPLLEAARRLDGLDPAAARETYLWALGAAMHAGRLGDDDLHRAADAARHAVPAHHAEPAQDAVGLFLTGLTVRATAGYGPAVPHLRRALAALTDDDAPLLWLSAPVAHELWDDAAWHRLTERALASARLAGARSQLPTALTFRAGALVAEARFAEAGDLLREAEAFAQPLHPSAALTLAAHRGVEEHAARLVEATVREAEARGEGRWLGLAGYAEAVLHNGLGRYPAALEAARRAAAYDDLALTGWTLGELVEAAARCGDAAAAGEARERLAERTAAAGTSWALGTQALADALAGPAAAAEDRYREAVELLGGTRLVLQTARARLLYGEWLRRENRRGAARDHLRAAHEVFAAAGAEGFAGRAGRELAATGETVRRRTAGAADTLTAQEAQIARLAVAGRTNPEIGAELFLSPRTVEWHLRKVFGKLGIASRRELAGALRER; encoded by the coding sequence GTGCGGAGCGAGACGGCGGGAACGGTGCTGCGCGGCCGACGGCGCGAGACGGACGCGCTCGACGAGCTGCTGCGCGAGGTCCGGGCCGGGCACAGCCGGGTGCTGGTGCTCCGGGGAGAGGCCGGCATCGGCAAGACGGCGCTTCTGGACCACCTGTCCGCGGGGGCCGGGACCGCCCGGGTGGTCCGCGTCGTCGGCGTCGAGCCGGAGTCCGAGATCGCCTACTCGGCGCTGCAGCAGCTCTGCGCGCCGCTCCTGGGCCACCTCGACGGGCTCCCCGCACCGCAGCGCGACACCCTCGCCACCGCCTTCGGGCTGGGCTCCGGCGAGCCGCCCGAGGCACTGCTGGTCGGCCTGGCGGTGCTCGGGCTGTTCGCCGAGGCCGCGGCGGAGCGGCCGCTGGTGTGCCTCGTGGACGACCTGCAGTGGGTGGACCGGATGTCCGAGGTGATCCTGACCTTCGTCGCCCGCCGCCTGCAGGCCGAGTCGGTCGCCCTGGTCCTCGCCCTGCGTAGCCCCGGCGACGAGCGGTTCCTCCCGGGCCTGCCCGAGCTGCGGGTCGACGGGCTCCCGGCGGCCGACGCCGGCGACCTGCTCGACACGGTGCTGCCGGGACCCGTCGACGCCCACGTCCGGGAGCGCATCCTCGCCGAGACGCGCGGCAACCCGCTCGCGCTCCGGGAGCTGCCCCGGGGCCTCACGCCGGCGGAGCTCTCCTTCGGGTTCGGCGCCCCGGCCGCGGCGCCCGTCGCGGACCGGGTCGAGGACGGCTTCCGGCGCCGGCTCGCGGCGCTCCCCGCGGACACCCGCACGCTCCTGCTCGCCGCCGCCGTCGAGCCGGTCGGCGATGTGCCGCTGCTGTGGCGCGCGCTGGACCGGCTCGGCGTCGGGCCGGACGCCGCGGCGGCAGCCGAGGCCGCGGGGCTGCTCCGGATCGGCACCCGGGTGCGGTTCCAGCACCCGCTGGTGCGTTCGGCCTGCTGGCGCTCGGCCAGCCCCGACGAGCTGCGCGCCGTCCACCGCGCGCTCGCGAAGGTGAACGACCCCGGCCAGGACCCCGACCGCCACGCGTGGCACCGCGCCCACGCGACGCCCGGCCCGGACGACGACGTCGCCGGCGAGCTGGAGCGCACCGCCGGCCGGGCCCTCGCGCGAGGCGGGCGCTCCGCCGCGGCGTCGTTCCTGGAGCGGGCAGCGGAGCTGACCCAGGACCCCAAGCTGCGGGCCGCGCGGGTGCTGGCCGCCGCCCGCGCCCGGTTCGCCTCCGGCGCCCCGGAGGCGGTGCCCGCCCTGCTTTCGGCCGCGGAGCTCGGCCCGCTCGACCCGCTGCAGCGTGCCGGGGTGGAGCGGCTCCGCGCCCAGGCGGCGTTCGCGCTCGACCGCGGCCGGGGTGCCGTGGCCCCGCTGCTGGAGGCCGCACGCCGGCTCGACGGGCTGGACCCCGCCGCGGCCCGCGAGACGTACCTCTGGGCGCTCGGCGCGGCGATGCACGCGGGCCGGCTCGGCGACGACGACCTGCACCGCGCGGCCGACGCCGCCCGGCACGCGGTGCCGGCCCACCATGCCGAGCCGGCCCAGGACGCCGTCGGCCTGTTCCTCACCGGGCTGACCGTGCGGGCCACGGCCGGCTACGGGCCCGCCGTCCCGCACCTGCGTCGGGCGCTCGCCGCACTGACCGACGACGACGCGCCGCTCCTGTGGCTGTCCGCGCCGGTGGCGCACGAGCTGTGGGACGACGCCGCGTGGCACCGGCTCACCGAGCGGGCGCTCGCCTCGGCCCGGCTGGCCGGTGCGCGGTCCCAGCTCCCCACGGCCCTCACCTTCCGGGCGGGTGCCCTGGTGGCGGAGGCGCGGTTCGCCGAGGCGGGCGACCTGCTGCGGGAGGCCGAGGCGTTCGCGCAGCCCCTGCACCCGTCGGCCGCGCTCACCCTGGCCGCGCACCGGGGCGTCGAGGAGCACGCGGCGCGGCTGGTCGAGGCGACCGTCCGCGAGGCCGAGGCCCGCGGCGAGGGCCGCTGGCTCGGGCTGGCGGGCTACGCCGAGGCCGTGCTGCACAACGGGCTCGGCCGGTACCCGGCGGCCCTGGAAGCCGCACGGCGCGCGGCCGCGTACGACGACCTCGCCCTGACCGGCTGGACGCTCGGCGAGCTGGTCGAGGCGGCCGCGCGCTGCGGGGACGCCGCCGCGGCCGGCGAGGCGCGCGAGCGGCTGGCCGAACGCACGGCCGCGGCCGGGACGAGCTGGGCGCTGGGCACCCAGGCGCTGGCCGACGCGCTCGCGGGCCCAGCCGCCGCGGCCGAGGACCGCTACCGCGAGGCGGTCGAGCTGCTGGGCGGTACCCGGCTGGTGCTCCAGACGGCGCGGGCCCGGCTGCTGTACGGCGAGTGGCTGCGCCGCGAGAACCGGCGCGGCGCCGCGCGCGACCACCTGCGCGCCGCGCACGAGGTGTTCGCCGCGGCGGGCGCGGAGGGCTTCGCCGGGCGCGCCGGCCGGGAGCTGGCGGCCACGGGCGAGACGGTGCGCCGGCGCACCGCCGGGGCGGCGGACACGCTCACCGCCCAGGAGGCGCAGATCGCGCGCCTCGCGGTGGCCGGCCGGACCAACCCGGAGATCGGCGCTGAGCTGTTCCTCAGCCCGCGCACCGTCGAGTGGCACCTGCGCAAGGTGTTCGGCAAGCTCGGCATCGCCTCGCGGCGCGAGCTGGCCGGGGCGCTGCGGGAGCGCTGA